A genomic segment from Gracilinanus agilis isolate LMUSP501 chromosome 1, AgileGrace, whole genome shotgun sequence encodes:
- the STK17A gene encoding serine/threonine-protein kinase 17A: protein MIPPEEAAAAAARAPERARGRGVRGLLRDIRTPVRREPFQERYGLSPGRELGRGKFAVVRKCVKKDSGKEFAAKFMRKRRKGQECRMEIIHEIAVLELAQGNQRVIDLHEVYETPSEMILVLEYAAGGEIFDQCVADREDAFKERDVQRLMRQIVEGVSFLHAHSVVHLDLKPQNILLTSESPLGDIKIVDFGLSRMVESHEELREIMGTPEYVAPEILSYDPISTATDMWSVGVLAYVMLTGISPFLGDDKQETFLNISQMNVSYSEEELDAVSEAAVDFIKALLVKRPEDRATAEECLRHPWLTLGEGPEPPFRVKSLIEEAGGLQEEEDSAGPETPAEAEKAHQDELIVVASYTLGPCPKAISKRFRFEEPLLPEMPGELVY from the exons ATGATCCCCCCGGAGGAGGCAGCGGCGGCGGCTGCTAGAGCCCCTGAGCGGGCGCGGGGTCGGGGAGTGCGGGGCCTCCTGCGGGACATCCGCACCCCGGTGCGCCGGGAGCCCTTCCAGGAGCGCTACGGGCTGAGCCCAGGCCGCGAGCTGGGCAG AGGCAAATTTGCAGTGGTGAGGAAATGTGTCAAGAAAGATTCCGGAAAGGAATTTGCAGCCAAAttcatgagaaaaagaagaaaaggccaaGAGTGCCGGATGGAAATCATTCACGAGATCGCCGTCCTCGAGCTGGCCCAGGGCAACCAGCGGGTCATCGACTTACACGAAGTCTACGAAACGCCGTCTGAAATGATCTTGGTTCTGGAATA CGCGGCCGGAGGCGAGATCTTTGACCAGTGCGTGGCCGACAGGGAGGACGCCTTTAAGGAGAGGGACGTGCAGAGGCTCATGAGGCAGATCGTGGAGGGGGTCTCCTTCCTCCACGCACACAGCGTGGTCCACCTCGACCTGAAG CCCCAGAACATCCTCCTGACGAGCGAGTCCCCCCTGGGCGACATCAAGATCGTCGACTTCGGCCTCTCGAGGATGGTGGAGAGCCACGAGGAGCTCCGCGAGATCATGGGGACCCCCGAGTATGTGG CTCCCGAGATCCTCAGCTACGACCCGATCAGCACGGCGACGGACATGTG GAGCGTCGGGGTGCTGGCCTACGTCATGCTCACAGGCATCTCCCCCTTCCTGGGCGACGACAAGCAGGAAACCTTCCTGAACATCTCCCAGATGAACGTCAGCTACTCCGAGGAGGAGCTGGACGCCGTGTCCGAGGCGGCCGTGGACTTCATCAAAGCGCTGCTAGTGAAGAGGCCCGA GGATCGGGCCACGGCCGAGGAGTGTCTGAGACATCCGTGGCTGACCCTAGGCGAAGGCCCAGAACCTCCCTTCCGGGTCAAGAGTCTGATAGAAGAGGCCGGAGGCctccaggaggaggaggacagcGCGGGGCCCGAAACGCCGGCAGAGGCCGAGAAGGCCCACCAGGACGAGCTCATCGTGGTGGCTTCCTACACGCTGGGCCCGTGCCCCAAGGCCATCTCCAAACGGTTCCGCTTCGAGGAGCCGCTGCTGCCCGAGATGCCCGGGGAGCTTGTGTACTGA